ctgtcacataaatCCATTTGTAcgcaaaaatgtctcatttatatttttaaaacgtttcattagcaaatttaatttttttgcgaTCCGTTTAGCGGGAAATAGTAAATGCACATTTTTTAAGGTAAATTTGGTCCgtgagtgcaataatcttggagaattaagggagatcaatagtagactaagaaaaattAACTGAGAAATTAAAGTGAGTGAGTTAAGTTAAGCTCAATTAGGAGCACAAATTGCACATTAATCGGATGTTGACTTTTGGGGCACAAGAGCACTTTATGTCAAATCCTTCTTACACAACATCAAGTCACCACCTAACCACACAAAACCCTTCTTTCTCTTCCCTCTTTGGCCGGCCACCCTACCAccatttcttacaaaaattgtAGCTccattcttttccatttttgctCCACAAAAGCTCTTCAAAATTTCTCCAtctcttggttcttcattctagCTTGGAGGAGGACTTAATCAAGGAAGGAACTTGGTGATTTAAGAGCTCAAAACCTagtgtttacttttcttttggcAACAAGGTAACAACCCAAGAAAACCTTCAACCTTTCTTTTCAAAGCTTAGTAATAAGCTAGTCTAAGTTAGTttagttgttgggttgttgatgggttcacaaGAACCTTGATATTAGGTAGTGGACTTGAGGTGCCTTTCCAGGTAGAGGCCTTGAGGATTATtgtgtgtttaattgcttgtttgttaCTTGCTTTGATGAGATATGGTgtagtttgagttgaaaagttgaaaaagaaagctaGAGGAAGATGCATGCATGCTGGCCGAAAATTTTGTCCATCTTGTTCAGTTTTTATttcgaaattttgatgcttggttgaCTGTGAAagatggatatatgttgtatattgtgtgtacaaagtaCCTTTAAAAAATCGTTtcatttggttgcacaaaacttgagttttggcaagattcaaatctggaaaaaacgTATAGCAGGGGTTCTCGGATAGTGTTCTTTGTTCGAACGTAACTCTCTGTACAAagttgaaattgagtgccgtttgtggcattcaaaactagacattcgtAGCTTTCCAATGGTACAAAAATCTCCTGCTGGTTCATTTTGAGTGAACCGCAGTGAGTCGGCAAAGTTGGCTATTCTGTTTTGACTGTTTATACGAATGAAActggaagctgcatcttgtggcttgattttgtcccacttgtggaaagattttcaaaatgatgtcttctgataaattgtagcattttgaacttagtttccaacaccaccaatcattctcaatttgagtttgtatagagttagatatgACTTGATTTCGAAAACGCGACAAAGCTGGGAAACTGGAAGTTTTTCCTTCCTtgttggccgaatggtcaaatctgtcttgggagGTTATATTTCGAAGATTTTGGTGTCAATTACCCATCAATTGCTCATTAAATGTTTCTGGatccttggtttcaaaaatagaGTGGATTGGGgttgatttcattggacaaaacctttgaaaagaaagaaagagtgggttggcagattagtcttgaaaatttcacaaactttggCCATttcgttaactgccttcccacgtGATTTTTTGCGTTAAATTTGATAGAGAAGTAGTCCACATATgaaagtttaagtgtaccaaatttggtgtgatttcaataccatttcgatacccaaataatgccccaaagatggctcttcaaatctggaaattcactgttcAAGTAGTGAAAATTAACTGACTTTAAGctgttatatcttgatgctcaaaactccgaatttagtgccgcttgttgtgtttgaaacttggtttggaACTCTttttgtgttacaaatttcagaagttgattcacttcctgtgaatttttccaaatttccaaaatttgttgAAAAACAAGACTAGTTCAAACCTGTCTTCTTGGAACTATAACTTTGAGCTGAATTATGAATACTTTTTAgttggaatcttggaaaagtgacttctgagaacttttagtactccgAACCTAGAttccaacagtataaatttttccatttttgggcATGCtaaactcaagatctgatttttccaaatttatcgcgtaaagctgaaatttttcgatttcttaggaaatgagttttgagaacttgtcactttcttttgatatcGATAGAccgttttaaactcgatttcatggagaATGCAAGTCTCTCTTGTAACTTTAGATCCTCACTTTTAAATATCAATTTTTAGAGAATAAAGTTCTCTTGTAGGACATTGTCTTAGTTCTAAACGAGTGTACATTCTTTCTTGGTTGATGCATGGTTGTGAGTGATAGTTAATCGTTAtttcttcaggcgctcaagaggatcttcaagagaatctcggaGCGGACGGCTAAAGGCTTATTTgctcacttactcactttttggtttggtgagtatcaagtgcatgttaaatgcttatgtgattgaaatgttaattgtacaagtgttatacatATTACGTAAACTTGccgaggcgagagtgtactttatcgccctcgtcctctctcttttttaattatgtgatacTTGTTACATGAATGCATATGTttggtaattgtacatgaatatattTAACTTGTGAGCTCTGAATGgatgcatgtaccacaccctgtttgggtgggaggtgcctctcataccgtctCAGTGCTATAATCAGTTCTCtaagcgatagtatgtaccacaccaattcgggtgggaggtacctctcatgtcaactctgaaccataaacaattttaagtcgattggagcaatGTCTCATCGACCCAATTCTCTAagtgatagcatgtaccacaccaattcgggtgggaggtacctctcatatcGATTCAGATCCATAAACAattttaagtcgattggagcgatgtctcattgACCCAATTCTctaagcgatagcatgtaccacaccaattcgggtgggaggtacctctcatgtcaacTCAGAACTATAAACaattctaaatcgattggagtgatatctcatcgaccacttataTTTCTGGGGGGgcaccccaacccattggccAACCGTGTaactcgagtcggcaagggcttggtcgagaagcttggtgaaccatgggaAACATTATAGTTTAATCTTTtaaggtcttgcttggcatactcgagtagtatcgccacaccatgcgtgtttggttacggatccgagagggtgaaaTGATGGATGGGGGAAGAAAGTGGAGTTTCCACGGAATTAATACCTAcccagttgacggagtgtcatcacgtggaGATATTAGATCGAGCCTTGGTAAAGCAAGTGAAAATTTGCTCCTGAGAactcccgtatccttattgattgtgttttgttttcctttgtgaGTTATATGAATATTATGGTTGTCTTCTTGTATAAACTTTAATGCTAGTTGTACTTGCTTGTTTGCCTGCttttcttggtctcactgagCGTTAACTCATCCCAtttcatttgttattccttaacAGGAGAGTGACGTGAAGGAAATGATTGGAAGATACTAGTGAAGGCTAGTCTTTTGTATAGTTTGGTATTTTGTAACTGATCTTTGGGGAATTTTAAGATTTGGGACTCGATGCAGttgacttgagatttgtatCCTTGGATGTACTTGTGCAATGAAATATTATAGCCGTGTTATTATTTTGGCATATTTAGATGTAGTCATTGGAATTGATCTGTTTTTCATTTAAGAATTGTAGTAAGTCCCGGTGAGAGCTtagcaggcggtccgccgaaccctttggttcgccttagggggaggtggggtcatcataGAACTGAGGGAATTGTTTTGGGCTATTGCATCAGCAACTAATGTTGATGATTTCAAGAGAGCATTGAATGCTTTAGAGATAGCTCAGCCACAAAATGGAGAGAACCTTACTGCTGCTGGTTGGTTGAAAAGGCTGCCATATCACTTGTGGTCTAGAGCACATTATGGAATAGCTGCTAAGACTGATTTTTCAGTCAACAACCTGAATGAGAGTTTCAACAACTACATTTTAAAAGCAAGAGACGAGCCAATTGTGACTCttcttgaatttttcaaaagaaagttAATGCAATGATTGACATTGAAGAGACAAGGCGTAGAGAAATATGGAGGCAGATTGTGTCCAAACATTCTTGAGAAGCTAGCCAAAAGTGTAGAGAAGAGCAGGCATTGTATTGCTGTATTTGATGGTATTGAATCATTTGAGGTTGATGGTTTCAACAGAACCTCTGTTGTGAACTTGCAACGTAGAAGCTGTTCATTTGGTGCATTCCAATTGACTGGAATTCCATGTGTGCATGCTATTGCTGCCATTCAAAACATGGGGATGAAGGTTGAAAACTATGTTGATGAGTGCTATAGTAAAGAGGCATACTTGAGGGCATATGCTTATAGCATTGGAGCTATTCCATCCAAAGAACACTGGATTGATAGTGGAATGCAGTTGTTAAATCCACCATTTGTGAAGAAACAACCTGGGAGAACTAAAAAACTTAGGAGAAGAGGTCCTGATGAATCGAGAGATCCACAAAGAGCTTTCAAAAAGGGGTTGACAGTATACTGTAAGAGATGTTTAAAAGCTGACCATAATAGGAGAACTTGTAAGGAACCTCCTTATCCTAAATCCAAGTTGTACAAGGTACATTTAAGTACATGAATTTTTCTTGCACTATGTACTCTTGATAATTATTCCAGCAGTAAATTTTGACTCTGGTTGCAGGCTCGAGCAAGCAATAACCAATGAGGGGCAACAATAGCTTCCACTTCAGCCCTAACCAGAGAAGCACCAGTACATCAAGTATCTCAGCAAAGCAGCACTGCTACAATTAGTGATAACAACCCCAATTCTCGATCCAAAAGATCTAAGAAAAACTAGGATCAGGAATTTATGGATGTTATTTTTAGGACTTGTGTCGATGTAAACAAGTTGTAATGGTATATATGCTATCCTTAGAGCAGACattgtataatggattaacatGTTTTGTAAGTGATGCTCTTTTTTGTAATGACATTATTGGCATTATTGCTCTTTTTTGTAATGCCATATATTGGATTGTGGTTATCATATTATGACTATCCAAATTACAGTTGGTTCATGAGTAAACAGGTTGTATAGTTATTATCTTTCTTTCATTAATTAATACAAATCATGAcaaaatttggaattttttcATAAACTAAAATCATTACATTATTTGGTACATCATAATGCTGCCACTAACCAAATTACTATTTTCTATAAGCAGCAATAACTAGAGATAAACAACAAATAATAAAGGACAAAATCATTAT
This Coffea arabica cultivar ET-39 chromosome 3e, Coffea Arabica ET-39 HiFi, whole genome shotgun sequence DNA region includes the following protein-coding sequences:
- the LOC113737472 gene encoding uncharacterized protein; the protein is MGAKLKETDRLKQRHEQLALIDEKRLNAMANVIRNAWPGPTTRKVHRQSFEEGDKVLKQTFPMQDEAKATNVDDFKRALNALEIAQPQNGENLTAAGWLKRLPYHLWSRAHYGIAAKTDFSVNNLNESFNNYILKARDEPIRQGVEKYGGRLCPNILEKLAKSVEKSRHCIAVFDGIESFEVDGFNRTSVVNLQRRSCSFGAFQLTGIPCVHAIAAIQNMGMKVENYVDECYSKEAYLRAYAYSIGAIPSKEHWIDSGMQLLNPPFVKKQPGRTKKLRRRGPDESRDPQRAFKKGLTVYCKRCLKADHNRRTCKEPPYPKSKLYKARASNNQ